Proteins from a genomic interval of Bradyrhizobium sp. CCBAU 53340:
- a CDS encoding tripartite tricarboxylate transporter permease has translation MEAFGLLLHGFAVLLTWKTLVLMMVGLVLGIFVGVLPGLGGPNGVAILLPLTFTMDPTSAIVMLSCIYWGALFGGAITSILFNIPGEAWSVATTFDGYPMAQQGRAAEALTAAFTSSFIGSLVAVLLITFLAPMISSFALQFGPPEFFAVYLLTFCSFVGLGREAKHKTVISMSLGLLLAGIGMDTVSGNLRMTFGSAELLRGINFLVAVIGLFGISEILLTMEERLALRGHAASISLRVVLGVWKDLPKYWMTLLRSSFIGCWLGITPGGAIAASFMGYNLAKRFAKDPESFGRGRIEGVFAPETAAHASGTSALLPMLALGIPGSGTAAILLGGLMVWGLNPGPLLFVEHKDFVWGLIASMYLGNVVGLVLVLTTVPVFASILRVPFAAVAPMIVVSCAIGAYAIQNAMFDIWLMLGFGVVGYVFKKIGIPLAPFTLALVLGNRAEDAFRLSMIGSGGDLKVFWSNGLVGSISTLAIVLLFWPVIDRVAGRIRTTRAGHEA, from the coding sequence ATGGAAGCTTTTGGTCTCCTGCTTCACGGCTTCGCCGTCCTGCTGACGTGGAAGACGCTCGTGCTGATGATGGTCGGGCTGGTGCTCGGCATCTTCGTCGGCGTGCTGCCCGGGCTTGGCGGTCCCAACGGCGTTGCCATCCTGCTGCCGCTCACCTTCACGATGGATCCGACCTCGGCGATCGTGATGCTGTCCTGCATCTATTGGGGCGCGCTGTTCGGCGGCGCGATCACCTCGATCCTGTTCAACATTCCGGGAGAGGCGTGGTCGGTCGCCACCACCTTCGACGGCTATCCGATGGCGCAGCAGGGCAGGGCGGCCGAGGCGCTGACAGCCGCCTTCACATCCTCCTTCATCGGCTCGCTGGTTGCGGTGCTGCTCATCACCTTCCTCGCGCCGATGATCTCGTCCTTTGCATTGCAGTTCGGACCACCCGAGTTCTTCGCGGTGTATCTGCTCACCTTCTGCTCCTTCGTCGGTCTCGGGCGCGAGGCCAAGCACAAGACGGTCATCTCCATGTCGCTCGGGCTTCTGCTCGCCGGCATCGGCATGGATACGGTGTCGGGCAATCTCCGCATGACCTTCGGCTCGGCGGAGCTGCTCCGCGGCATCAATTTCCTCGTCGCCGTCATCGGCCTGTTCGGCATCAGCGAAATCCTGCTGACGATGGAGGAGCGGCTCGCGTTGCGCGGACACGCAGCAAGCATCTCGCTGCGCGTCGTGCTCGGCGTCTGGAAGGACCTGCCGAAATACTGGATGACGCTGCTGCGCTCCTCCTTCATCGGTTGCTGGCTCGGCATCACCCCGGGTGGCGCGATCGCGGCATCCTTCATGGGCTACAATCTGGCCAAGCGCTTCGCCAAGGATCCCGAGAGCTTCGGCAGGGGCCGCATCGAGGGTGTGTTCGCGCCTGAGACGGCGGCGCACGCTTCCGGTACCTCGGCGCTGCTGCCGATGCTGGCGCTCGGCATTCCCGGCTCCGGCACAGCTGCGATCCTGCTGGGCGGCCTGATGGTGTGGGGGCTCAATCCGGGCCCGCTGCTGTTCGTCGAGCACAAGGACTTCGTCTGGGGCCTGATCGCCTCGATGTATCTCGGCAACGTCGTTGGTCTTGTGCTGGTGCTGACGACGGTGCCGGTCTTCGCCTCGATCCTGCGCGTGCCGTTTGCGGCGGTGGCACCGATGATCGTCGTATCCTGCGCCATTGGCGCCTACGCGATTCAGAACGCGATGTTCGACATCTGGCTGATGCTCGGCTTCGGCGTCGTCGGCTATGTCTTCAAGAAGATCGGCATTCCCCTGGCGCCGTTCACCCTGGCGCTCGTGCTCGGCAACCGCGCCGAAGACGCCTTCCGCCTGTCGATGATCGGCTCCGGCGGCGATCTCAAGGTGTTCTGGTCGAACGGGCTGGTCGGCTCGATCTCGACGCTGGCGATCGTGCTGCTGTTCTGGCCGGTGATCGACCGGGTGGCAGGGCGCATTCGCACGACGAGGGCCGGGCACGAGGCCTGA
- a CDS encoding NF038122 family metalloprotease: MKKGILDQFDSFEFASDVFGAAPLPWFGPWQGTMTHQDQPTAVQVNQGIAPAAGASTVGSATVVTTGGITFDLNFTAAAMAAPASFRAGIVQAATMLANVISDKITVDLKVDYRGTGGGAAAGPDAGLYDSYSLIRSDLIKTAAAGDTTFNYLPNTSTIQGSSNVAVWNAELKLFGLMGANDATTDDGSAVFATDINPSLLVGVALHELTHALGRVPYGSAPDIFDLFRFTSPGVRLFQGGSTAPASYFSLDGGVTKLADFGQQSDPSDFLNSGVQGANDPFNEFYTGSTSQTLSSVDLKLLHALGFHTGSPATPLPDLTVSNLSVIGSTIGFSLNDTGSAAAGTSTSALYLSTHSTVTTSDTLLGTYAGSSLGAGASQSESIAFSLPSNLAAGTYYLGVIADYTSKVAESNETNNTSSSITVSVGNANANTISGSNAIMFGLAGNDTIVSNGGNNVMVGGAGNDSLYGGAGNDQFVFNATSDGLDQIYNFHAGDRIEFAAAGFGSHLAVSATNTGVLDAFHFVANATGPTTTAQEFWFNTATHTLYFDANGSAPGGQVAIAHLQNSYVLHNTDIVLV; this comes from the coding sequence ATGAAGAAGGGCATTCTCGACCAGTTCGATTCATTCGAGTTTGCGTCCGACGTCTTCGGTGCGGCGCCCTTGCCCTGGTTTGGGCCGTGGCAGGGTACGATGACCCATCAGGACCAGCCCACTGCGGTCCAGGTCAATCAGGGCATCGCGCCGGCTGCCGGTGCGAGCACGGTCGGTTCGGCAACGGTGGTGACGACCGGCGGGATCACGTTCGATCTCAACTTCACGGCCGCCGCGATGGCGGCACCCGCGAGCTTCCGTGCCGGCATCGTGCAAGCCGCTACCATGCTTGCCAATGTCATCTCGGACAAGATCACGGTCGACCTCAAGGTCGACTATCGCGGCACCGGCGGCGGTGCCGCGGCAGGTCCCGATGCCGGCCTCTACGACAGCTATTCGTTGATCCGGTCCGACCTGATCAAGACCGCAGCCGCAGGAGACACAACCTTCAACTATTTGCCCAACACGAGCACGATCCAGGGATCGTCGAACGTCGCGGTTTGGAACGCCGAGCTCAAGCTGTTCGGTCTGATGGGCGCCAACGACGCCACGACGGACGACGGCAGCGCGGTTTTTGCGACCGACATCAATCCGAGCCTGCTCGTCGGAGTGGCGTTGCACGAACTGACCCACGCGCTCGGTCGCGTGCCTTACGGCTCGGCGCCCGACATCTTCGATCTGTTTCGCTTCACCAGTCCCGGTGTCCGGCTGTTCCAGGGTGGCAGCACCGCACCCGCCAGCTATTTCTCGCTCGACGGCGGCGTGACCAAGCTGGCCGATTTTGGCCAGCAATCCGATCCCAGCGACTTCCTCAATAGTGGCGTCCAGGGTGCGAACGATCCGTTCAACGAATTTTACACCGGCAGCACCAGCCAGACGCTGAGCAGCGTCGATCTCAAACTGCTGCACGCGCTGGGTTTCCACACCGGCAGCCCGGCCACGCCGCTGCCCGATCTCACGGTTAGCAATCTCAGCGTCATCGGGTCGACGATCGGCTTTTCCCTGAATGATACCGGATCGGCTGCCGCTGGTACATCGACGAGCGCGCTCTATCTGTCGACACATTCGACCGTGACCACCAGCGACACGTTGCTTGGGACCTATGCAGGCTCGAGCCTGGGGGCCGGTGCCTCGCAAAGCGAAAGCATCGCCTTCTCGCTGCCCTCGAACCTCGCCGCAGGGACCTATTATCTCGGCGTCATCGCCGACTACACCTCCAAGGTGGCCGAGAGCAACGAGACCAACAACACGTCGAGCTCGATCACCGTCAGCGTCGGCAACGCCAACGCCAATACGATCTCGGGCAGCAACGCCATCATGTTCGGTCTGGCCGGCAACGATACGATCGTGAGCAATGGTGGAAACAACGTCATGGTCGGTGGCGCCGGCAATGACTCGCTTTATGGTGGCGCGGGCAATGACCAGTTCGTATTCAATGCGACCAGCGACGGTCTCGACCAGATCTACAACTTCCATGCCGGGGATCGGATCGAGTTCGCCGCAGCGGGCTTCGGTAGCCATCTGGCCGTAAGCGCCACCAACACCGGCGTGCTGGACGCATTCCATTTCGTCGCCAACGCAACTGGTCCGACCACGACCGCGCAGGAGTTCTGGTTCAATACGGCGACTCACACCCTGTATTTCGACGCCAACGGTTCGGCGCCGGGCGGCCAAGTCGCGATTGCGCACCTGCAGAACAGCTACGTGCTGCACAACACCGACATCGTCCTGGTGTGA
- a CDS encoding outer membrane protein yields MKRIVIGMAAAMSLFATGAMAADLAARPYVKAPPMVAAAYNWTGFYIGGNIGYSWGRSRDDSTLTTPAGAVLFASSDRANMDGVIGGGQIGYNWQVQNWVWGLEADIQGSDQKGSRAFTCPTGVCTPPFGVIAVFPGPAVPVTLDQKLDWFGTVRGRVGILATPTVLFYGTGGLAYGEVKTTETIGAAAAVFSNSDVRVGYTVGAGVEGVISGNWTAKLEYLWMDLGRTRGSFTTAIGALGGGVLTSNYSSRITDNILRVGVNYKFGGPVVAKY; encoded by the coding sequence ATGAAGCGGATTGTGATTGGAATGGCAGCGGCGATGTCGCTGTTCGCGACGGGCGCGATGGCTGCCGACCTGGCGGCTAGGCCTTACGTCAAGGCTCCGCCGATGGTCGCAGCCGCCTATAATTGGACGGGCTTCTATATCGGCGGCAACATCGGCTACAGCTGGGGGCGCTCCCGGGACGACTCCACTTTGACAACGCCTGCTGGTGCGGTGCTGTTTGCGAGCAGCGATCGTGCCAATATGGACGGCGTCATCGGCGGCGGCCAGATCGGCTACAATTGGCAGGTGCAGAACTGGGTTTGGGGCCTAGAGGCCGACATCCAGGGCAGCGACCAGAAGGGCAGCCGCGCCTTCACCTGTCCGACCGGTGTTTGTACGCCACCCTTCGGTGTGATTGCCGTCTTCCCCGGTCCAGCCGTGCCTGTCACGCTTGACCAGAAACTCGACTGGTTCGGGACGGTGCGCGGTCGCGTCGGCATCCTGGCGACGCCGACTGTGCTGTTCTACGGAACCGGCGGTCTGGCTTATGGAGAGGTGAAGACCACAGAGACCATCGGTGCGGCCGCGGCTGTGTTCTCGAACTCCGACGTGCGCGTGGGCTACACGGTCGGCGCAGGCGTCGAGGGCGTGATCAGCGGCAACTGGACCGCCAAGCTCGAATATCTTTGGATGGATCTTGGCCGCACCCGCGGTTCGTTCACGACCGCCATCGGAGCTCTCGGCGGCGGCGTGCTGACCAGCAACTACAGTTCGCGGATTACGGACAACATTCTTCGTGTCGGCGTGAATTACAAGTTCGGCGGCCCCGTGGTCGCGAAGTACTGA
- a CDS encoding outer membrane protein produces the protein MTGSGFYAGLNVGYGWGGSAMTTDFADGRGNALLSSSAGSFDPRGVIGGGQIGYLWQREMLVEGVEADFQGSGRKGGIDALCAGAPDGARDGVCTPGHQGDNTFDPALPVAFSLTQKLDWFGTVRGRLGVAVTPRVLFYGTGGLAYGGVVTSGNVSGINVTGSPGSGDNLAFTPVASSFSSTTTRVGWSAGAGLEGAFADNWSARLEYLYVDLGTVSGSFATPVVALSDAPLIVGYRSRITDNILRFGVNYRFSGT, from the coding sequence ATGACTGGGAGCGGCTTCTATGCCGGCCTCAACGTCGGCTATGGCTGGGGGGGCTCGGCCATGACGACGGATTTCGCCGATGGCCGGGGCAATGCGCTGCTGAGTTCGAGCGCGGGCAGCTTCGATCCGAGGGGCGTCATCGGCGGCGGACAGATCGGCTACCTGTGGCAGCGCGAGATGCTCGTGGAGGGCGTGGAAGCCGATTTCCAGGGGAGCGGCCGGAAGGGCGGTATCGATGCGCTGTGCGCCGGCGCGCCTGACGGTGCGCGAGACGGCGTCTGCACGCCGGGTCATCAAGGCGACAACACTTTCGATCCGGCCCTGCCAGTCGCGTTCAGCCTCACCCAGAAGCTCGACTGGTTCGGTACCGTACGCGGACGTCTCGGTGTCGCCGTGACGCCGCGCGTGTTGTTCTACGGCACTGGTGGTCTCGCCTACGGCGGCGTCGTCACCTCGGGCAATGTGAGCGGGATCAATGTTACGGGCTCGCCGGGCTCCGGCGACAACCTCGCGTTCACGCCGGTTGCATCAAGCTTCAGCAGTACGACCACCAGGGTCGGCTGGAGCGCAGGCGCCGGCCTCGAAGGTGCGTTCGCCGACAATTGGAGCGCCAGGCTCGAATATCTCTACGTCGATCTCGGAACGGTGTCCGGCTCGTTCGCAACGCCGGTGGTCGCGCTCAGCGATGCGCCACTCATCGTCGGCTATCGTTCGCGCATCACCGACAACATCCTGCGCTTCGGCGTCAACTACCGCTTCAGCGGGACTTGA
- a CDS encoding CaiB/BaiF CoA-transferase family protein → MPFPHASEALSRFTVLDLTRVRSGPTCVRQLADWGATVIKIDALTEDSGGEQPGGPRRGSDFQNLHRNKRAMTLNLKDERGLAVFKRLAAKADVVVENFRPDVKKKLGIDYESLAAINPRIVYGSISGFGQDGPYHKRPGFDQIAQGMGGLMSITGAPGGGPMRVGIPVADLTAGLFCAMGILTALLEREVSGKGQWVQTSLLQAQIFMLDFQAARWLMEKEVAKQAGNNHPTSIPTGVFKTSDGYINIATTGGRIWERCAQAIGAPELYSHPDYTTAPARSKNRDALNAEIEKRTVTKSTETWVRELNEAGVPCGPIYAIDQMFEDAQVKHLGIAQGVPNDEGRHIRLVGQPVTLSRTPSKMVARPPEFGEQTDEVLKEFGFGADEIAKLRDAKVV, encoded by the coding sequence ATGCCCTTTCCGCATGCCTCGGAAGCCCTGTCGCGCTTCACTGTGCTCGATCTGACGAGAGTCCGGTCGGGGCCAACCTGCGTGCGGCAGCTTGCCGATTGGGGCGCCACGGTGATCAAGATCGACGCCCTGACCGAGGATTCCGGCGGCGAACAACCGGGCGGGCCGCGGCGGGGCTCTGACTTCCAGAATTTGCACCGCAACAAGCGGGCGATGACGCTGAACCTGAAGGACGAGCGCGGACTCGCCGTGTTCAAGCGCCTCGCCGCCAAGGCCGATGTGGTGGTCGAGAACTTCCGTCCCGACGTGAAGAAGAAGCTCGGCATCGATTATGAGAGCCTCGCCGCAATCAACCCGCGCATCGTCTATGGCAGCATCTCCGGCTTCGGTCAGGACGGTCCCTATCACAAGCGGCCGGGCTTCGATCAGATCGCGCAGGGCATGGGCGGGCTGATGTCGATCACCGGCGCGCCGGGCGGAGGGCCGATGCGGGTCGGCATTCCGGTCGCCGATCTCACCGCGGGCCTGTTCTGTGCCATGGGCATCCTCACCGCGCTGCTCGAGCGCGAGGTCTCCGGCAAGGGCCAGTGGGTGCAGACCTCGCTGCTCCAGGCCCAGATCTTCATGCTCGACTTCCAGGCCGCACGCTGGCTGATGGAGAAGGAAGTGGCAAAGCAGGCCGGCAACAATCATCCGACCAGCATCCCGACCGGCGTGTTCAAGACCTCGGACGGCTACATCAACATCGCCACGACCGGCGGTCGGATCTGGGAGCGCTGCGCGCAGGCGATCGGCGCGCCGGAGCTCTACAGCCATCCCGACTACACGACCGCCCCTGCCCGCTCCAAGAACCGCGATGCGCTCAACGCGGAGATCGAGAAGCGCACCGTCACCAAATCGACCGAGACCTGGGTGCGCGAGTTGAACGAGGCCGGCGTGCCCTGCGGGCCGATCTATGCCATCGACCAGATGTTCGAGGACGCGCAGGTCAAGCATCTCGGCATCGCGCAGGGCGTGCCGAACGACGAAGGCCGTCATATCCGCCTGGTCGGTCAGCCCGTGACGTTGTCACGCACGCCGAGCAAGATGGTGGCGCGCCCGCCGGAATTCGGCGAGCAGACCGACGAGGTGCTGAAGGAGTTCGGCTTCGGTGCCGACGAGATCGCAAAGCTCAGGGACGCCAAGGTGGTATGA
- a CDS encoding M10 family metallopeptidase C-terminal domain-containing protein, producing the protein MATAVNVSATNNADIDGMLAGVKWSGTISYSFPNSSTTYAYPYSGGDSEPTTTGFSSAPTQMQTAINYAIALIKSYTNANISYNGTGSSDIMVAQSPAANPTSYAYYPGNYAAGGDVWFGTQYDYTQAQLGNYYFTTALHELGHAFGLKHSQETGGVANVAVPTAHDDSEYTVMSYRSYVGAPLTGYTNEQYGYPETYMANDILALQTLYGANYNTQSGNTVYTWSPTTGQEFINGAGQPADGGGVGGSANRIYETIWDGGGVNTYDLSNYTTDLSINLNPGASSVFSTTQLAYLGNGHYASGNVYNAYLYSGDVRSYIDNATGGSGNDTIIGNAIANVLKGGAGNDTITGGGGNDTIDGGAGTDTAVYSGNQANYSISYNSTTHTFTIADLRSGLPDGADTVTNVENFQFADGTVASATLISELAPVTIEAFGVTSLVQENGNYFLDPIGASSGPELKYGGSAVFAGQFAPWTLIGAEQTATGYEIAFKQQGTNYFTVWNTDSSGNYVSNPTGIVLGSSSVLENLETSFHQDLNGDSAIGVPAVLSGTILEAYGSTSLVQTSSGYFLDPVGGGTGPQLKYGGSAVIPGQFAPWTPIGAEQTTTGYEIAFKQPGTNYFTVWNTDSSGNYVSNPTGIVLGSSSVLENLETSFHQDLNGDSVIGVPAVLSGTILEAYGSTSLVQTSSGYFLDPVGGGTGPQLKYGGSAVIPGQFDPWTLIGAEQTATGYEIAFKQPGTNYFTVWNTDNSGNYVSNPTGIVLGSSSALENVETSFHQDLNGDGVMGLPSASPNQTFANENFSFSGASLTRAVSSDGIEALRGPGSLVSHEQPTLWHELLAGAHEPNATHAALDPHSTYHFDNHQTDFILR; encoded by the coding sequence TTGGCGACCGCAGTCAACGTTAGTGCGACCAACAACGCAGACATCGACGGAATGTTGGCCGGTGTCAAATGGTCCGGCACGATCAGCTATAGCTTCCCCAATTCGTCGACCACTTATGCCTATCCCTATTCCGGTGGCGACAGTGAGCCGACCACGACAGGCTTTTCGTCTGCGCCAACCCAGATGCAGACTGCGATCAACTACGCCATTGCGCTGATCAAGAGCTACACCAACGCCAACATCAGTTATAACGGCACCGGCTCCTCCGACATCATGGTCGCGCAGTCGCCGGCGGCCAACCCGACCTCCTATGCCTATTACCCCGGCAACTATGCGGCCGGCGGCGACGTCTGGTTTGGCACGCAATACGATTACACGCAGGCGCAGCTCGGCAATTACTATTTCACGACGGCGCTGCACGAGCTCGGTCATGCCTTCGGCCTCAAGCACAGCCAGGAAACCGGCGGCGTCGCCAACGTCGCGGTGCCGACCGCTCATGACGATAGCGAATACACCGTCATGAGCTATCGCAGCTATGTCGGCGCTCCGCTCACCGGCTATACCAATGAGCAGTATGGATATCCTGAGACCTATATGGCCAACGATATCCTCGCGCTCCAGACGCTGTATGGCGCGAACTACAACACCCAGAGCGGTAACACCGTCTACACCTGGAGCCCGACGACGGGGCAGGAATTTATAAACGGCGCCGGACAGCCTGCGGATGGTGGTGGCGTCGGCGGCTCGGCCAATCGCATCTATGAGACGATCTGGGACGGTGGTGGCGTCAATACTTACGATCTGTCGAACTACACGACCGACCTGAGCATCAATCTCAATCCCGGCGCATCGTCGGTGTTCTCCACGACCCAGCTGGCCTATCTCGGCAACGGCCACTACGCGTCCGGCAACGTCTACAATGCCTATCTCTACAGTGGCGACGTACGCTCCTACATCGACAATGCCACGGGCGGCTCGGGCAACGACACCATCATCGGCAACGCCATTGCCAATGTTCTGAAGGGCGGCGCCGGCAACGACACCATCACCGGCGGCGGCGGCAACGATACCATCGATGGCGGTGCCGGCACGGATACGGCGGTGTATTCGGGGAATCAGGCCAACTACAGCATCTCGTACAATTCCACGACGCATACGTTCACGATTGCCGATTTGCGATCAGGTTTACCTGATGGCGCCGATACGGTCACAAACGTCGAAAATTTCCAGTTCGCCGATGGGACTGTCGCGAGCGCGACGCTCATCAGCGAGCTTGCGCCGGTCACGATCGAGGCATTCGGTGTGACTAGCTTGGTGCAGGAGAACGGAAACTATTTCCTTGATCCGATTGGTGCTAGCTCCGGTCCCGAACTGAAGTATGGCGGTTCGGCCGTCTTTGCTGGACAGTTCGCCCCGTGGACACTGATTGGCGCCGAGCAGACCGCGACGGGTTACGAGATCGCTTTCAAGCAGCAGGGCACAAACTATTTCACGGTTTGGAATACCGACAGCTCGGGCAACTATGTGAGCAATCCAACCGGAATTGTGCTTGGCAGCAGTTCGGTTCTGGAGAATCTCGAGACTAGTTTCCATCAGGATCTGAATGGTGACAGTGCTATTGGTGTGCCGGCTGTGCTGTCTGGCACCATCTTAGAGGCCTACGGTTCAACCAGCTTGGTCCAAACTAGTAGTGGCTATTTCCTCGATCCAGTCGGCGGCGGCACGGGCCCGCAGTTGAAATATGGTGGTTCAGCTGTGATTCCTGGTCAGTTCGCCCCTTGGACACCGATCGGTGCAGAACAGACTACGACGGGCTACGAGATCGCATTCAAGCAGCCGGGCACAAACTATTTCACGGTTTGGAATACCGACAGCTCGGGCAACTATGTGAGCAATCCAACCGGAATTGTGCTTGGCAGCAGTTCGGTTCTGGAGAATCTCGAGACTAGTTTCCATCAGGATCTGAATGGTGACAGTGTTATTGGTGTGCCGGCTGTGCTGTCTGGCACCATCTTAGAGGCCTACGGTTCAACCAGCTTGGTCCAAACTAGTAGTGGCTATTTCCTCGATCCAGTCGGCGGCGGCACGGGCCCGCAGTTGAAATATGGTGGTTCAGCTGTGATTCCTGGTCAGTTCGACCCTTGGACGCTGATCGGCGCCGAGCAGACTGCGACAGGTTACGAGATCGCATTCAAGCAGCCGGGCACAAACTATTTCACGGTTTGGAATACCGACAACTCAGGCAACTATGTGAGCAATCCAACCGGAATTGTGCTTGGTAGCAGCTCGGCTTTAGAGAATGTGGAGACTAGTTTTCATCAAGACTTAAATGGAGACGGTGTCATGGGGCTACCGTCGGCTTCTCCTAATCAAACATTCGCAAACGAGAATTTTTCTTTTAGCGGAGCGTCACTCACGCGAGCAGTAAGTTCCGATGGCATCGAAGCCTTGCGAGGGCCGGGCTCTCTCGTGTCGCACGAACAGCCCACTCTTTGGCACGAGTTGTTGGCGGGGGCTCATGAGCCAAACGCTACGCATGCTGCCCTTGATCCTCACAGCACTTACCATTTTGATAACCACCAAACTGATTTCATATTGCGCTAG
- the rfbF gene encoding glucose-1-phosphate cytidylyltransferase: protein MKVVILAGGLGTRIAEETSTRPKPMVEIGGRPILWHIMKIYSHYGFHDFVICLGYKGYMIKEYFANYFLHMSDVTFHLAENRMEVHREAAEPWRVTLVDTGEETQTGGRLKRVLPYVANEPFFALTYGDGVADIDLAAEIAFHKAHGRRATVSVVRPAKRFGAVEIEGDRVVNFEEKPNDDGGWINGGFFLLSPSVGDLITGDKTIWEREPMEQLARGDDLRAFVHPGFWHPMDSLRDRNFLEGEWAGNRAKWRIW, encoded by the coding sequence ATGAAGGTGGTCATTCTCGCGGGTGGTCTCGGCACCCGCATCGCCGAGGAGACCAGCACGCGGCCGAAGCCGATGGTCGAGATCGGCGGCCGGCCGATCCTCTGGCACATCATGAAGATCTACAGCCATTACGGCTTCCATGATTTCGTGATCTGCCTTGGCTACAAGGGCTACATGATCAAGGAGTACTTCGCGAACTACTTCCTGCACATGTCCGACGTGACGTTCCATCTCGCCGAGAACCGCATGGAGGTGCATCGCGAAGCCGCCGAGCCCTGGCGGGTGACGCTGGTTGACACCGGTGAGGAGACCCAGACCGGCGGCCGGCTGAAGCGGGTGCTGCCCTACGTCGCGAACGAGCCCTTCTTCGCACTGACCTATGGCGACGGTGTCGCCGACATCGATCTTGCCGCCGAGATCGCTTTCCACAAGGCGCATGGGCGGAGAGCGACCGTCTCGGTGGTGCGGCCGGCCAAGCGCTTTGGCGCGGTCGAGATCGAGGGCGACCGCGTCGTCAATTTCGAGGAGAAGCCGAATGATGACGGTGGCTGGATCAATGGCGGCTTCTTCCTGCTGTCGCCCTCGGTCGGCGACCTGATCACCGGCGACAAGACGATCTGGGAGCGCGAGCCGATGGAGCAACTCGCCCGCGGTGACGATCTGCGCGCCTTTGTGCATCCCGGCTTCTGGCATCCGATGGATTCGCTGCGCGATCGCAACTTCCTCGAGGGCGAGTGGGCGGGCAACCGCGCGAAGTGGAGGATCTGGTGA
- the rfbG gene encoding CDP-glucose 4,6-dehydratase, protein MTDSAFWRGKKVFLTGHTGFKGAWASLLLRRMGAEVYGYALAPTHPSSLFVTARIADDIRHRIADIRDLSTLRAAMAEAAPDVVIHMAAQALVRQSYEEPVETFATNVMGTVHVLEAARQLRSVQVILNVTSDKCYENIGAGAAFREGDRLGGDDPYSNSKACAELVTHSYRHSFYNAEGAARVATARAGNVFGGGDWARDRLVPDAMQAFLDGQALRIRNPHSVRPWQHALDPVLGYLTLVERLAGDEGLAGGWNFGPDAASEVPVGTVVERLIALWGDGARWTADAGRHPHEAAYLRLDCTKARSELGWTPRLDLAQGLRLTVDWYKALREGRDLRKFSLDQLDQVVA, encoded by the coding sequence GTGACGGATTCGGCATTCTGGCGCGGCAAGAAGGTCTTTCTCACTGGGCACACCGGCTTCAAGGGCGCGTGGGCCTCGCTGCTGCTGCGCCGGATGGGAGCCGAGGTCTACGGATACGCGCTGGCACCGACGCATCCATCCTCCCTGTTCGTGACGGCGCGGATCGCCGACGACATCAGGCACCGCATCGCCGACATCCGCGATCTCTCCACCTTGCGCGCCGCGATGGCAGAGGCCGCGCCCGACGTCGTCATTCACATGGCTGCGCAGGCGCTGGTGCGTCAGTCCTACGAGGAGCCGGTCGAGACCTTCGCGACCAACGTGATGGGCACGGTGCATGTGCTGGAGGCTGCACGGCAGCTCCGCTCCGTGCAGGTGATCCTGAACGTCACCAGCGACAAGTGCTACGAGAACATTGGCGCCGGCGCAGCCTTTCGTGAAGGCGATCGTCTCGGCGGCGATGATCCCTACAGCAACAGCAAGGCCTGCGCCGAGCTGGTGACGCATTCCTACCGCCACAGCTTCTACAATGCCGAGGGAGCGGCGCGCGTCGCGACCGCACGCGCCGGCAACGTGTTCGGCGGCGGCGACTGGGCGCGCGACCGCCTGGTGCCCGATGCGATGCAGGCGTTCCTCGATGGGCAGGCGCTGCGCATCCGCAATCCCCATTCGGTGCGGCCCTGGCAGCACGCGCTCGATCCGGTGCTCGGCTATCTCACGCTGGTCGAGCGGCTGGCGGGCGACGAAGGCCTCGCAGGCGGCTGGAATTTCGGACCCGATGCGGCCAGCGAGGTGCCGGTCGGAACCGTGGTCGAGCGTCTGATCGCGCTGTGGGGCGATGGAGCGCGCTGGACGGCGGATGCCGGCCGGCATCCGCACGAAGCCGCCTATCTCAGGCTCGACTGCACCAAGGCGCGCAGCGAGCTCGGCTGGACCCCGCGGCTCGACCTCGCACAGGGCCTGCGGCTGACAGTGGATTGGTACAAGGCGCTGCGCGAGGGGCGTGACCTGCGTAAATTCTCGCTCGATCAACTCGATCAGGTCGTCGCGTAA